One genomic segment of Amycolatopsis sp. WQ 127309 includes these proteins:
- the rpmA gene encoding 50S ribosomal protein L27, whose amino-acid sequence MAHKKGASSSRNGRDSNAQRLGVKRFGGQEVNAGEILIRQRGTKFHPGVNVGRGGDDTLFALAAGAVQFGEKRGRKTINIVVPVEA is encoded by the coding sequence ATGGCTCACAAGAAGGGTGCGTCCAGCTCCCGCAACGGTCGTGACTCGAACGCGCAGCGCCTCGGCGTCAAGCGCTTCGGCGGCCAGGAAGTCAACGCCGGCGAGATCCTGATCCGCCAGCGGGGCACCAAGTTCCACCCCGGCGTGAACGTCGGCCGTGGCGGCGACGACACGCTGTTCGCGCTGGCCGCCGGTGCGGTCCAGTTCGGCGAGAAGCGTGGTCGCAAGACGATCAACATCGTCGTGCCCGTAGAAGCCTGA
- the obgE gene encoding GTPase ObgE: protein MASRFVDRAVIHLTAGDGGNGCASVHREKFKPLGGPDGGNGGNGGDVLLVVDPNVHTLLDFHFRPHAKAGSGKLGQGGDRAGAAGETLVMKVPSGTVVFTEDGQMVADLIGPGTTFVAAQGGRGGLGNRALSSKARKAPGFALLGEPGEARNLVLELRSVADVGLLGFPSAGKSSLISVLSAAKPKIADYPFTTLVPNLGVITGGDTVFTMADVPGLIPGASEGKGLGLDFLRHIERCAVLVHVVDCATLEPGRDPVSDVDALELELSKYTPGLGGKLEERPRVVVLNKIDVPEAAELAEFVRPEFEARGLQVFEISTASRKGLRELTFALAKVVEEYREMQPVLEPETIVLRPLAVNDEGFTVDVDPEEEGAFIVRGSRPERWIRQTSFGNDEAVGYLADRLNRLGVEDKLAKLGARPGSPVTIGDVQFEWQPSTPSVAMHLSGRGTDVRLENHDRIGASERKEARRIRRDGPDEPEGADGDLDA from the coding sequence ATGGCGTCCCGGTTCGTGGACCGCGCGGTGATCCACCTGACCGCCGGCGACGGTGGGAACGGCTGCGCCTCGGTGCACCGCGAGAAGTTCAAGCCCCTCGGCGGCCCGGACGGCGGCAACGGCGGCAACGGCGGCGACGTCCTGCTGGTCGTCGACCCGAACGTGCACACCCTGCTCGACTTCCACTTCCGCCCGCACGCCAAGGCGGGCAGCGGCAAGCTGGGCCAGGGCGGCGACCGCGCGGGCGCGGCGGGGGAGACCCTGGTGATGAAGGTGCCGTCCGGCACCGTCGTGTTCACCGAGGACGGCCAGATGGTCGCCGACCTGATCGGCCCGGGCACCACGTTCGTCGCGGCGCAGGGCGGCCGCGGTGGCCTCGGCAACCGCGCGCTGTCGTCGAAGGCGCGCAAGGCGCCCGGGTTCGCGCTGCTGGGCGAGCCGGGTGAAGCCCGCAACCTCGTGCTGGAGCTGCGTTCGGTCGCCGACGTCGGCCTGCTCGGCTTCCCGTCCGCCGGCAAGTCGTCGCTGATCTCGGTGCTGTCCGCGGCCAAGCCGAAGATCGCCGACTACCCGTTCACCACGCTCGTGCCGAACCTCGGCGTGATCACCGGTGGCGACACCGTCTTCACGATGGCCGACGTCCCCGGCCTGATCCCCGGCGCGTCCGAAGGCAAGGGCCTCGGGCTCGACTTCCTGCGCCACATCGAGCGCTGCGCGGTGCTGGTGCACGTCGTCGACTGCGCGACGCTGGAGCCCGGCCGCGACCCGGTGTCCGATGTGGACGCGCTGGAGCTGGAACTCTCGAAGTACACGCCGGGCCTCGGCGGGAAGCTCGAAGAGCGCCCGCGTGTGGTCGTCCTCAACAAGATCGACGTCCCGGAAGCCGCCGAGCTCGCCGAGTTCGTCCGGCCGGAGTTCGAAGCCCGCGGTCTCCAGGTGTTCGAGATCTCCACGGCGTCGCGCAAGGGCCTGCGTGAGCTGACCTTCGCGCTCGCCAAGGTGGTCGAGGAGTACCGCGAGATGCAGCCGGTGCTGGAGCCGGAGACGATCGTGCTGCGGCCCCTCGCCGTCAACGACGAAGGGTTCACCGTCGACGTCGATCCGGAGGAAGAGGGCGCCTTCATCGTGCGGGGCTCGCGCCCGGAGCGGTGGATCCGCCAGACGAGCTTCGGCAACGACGAAGCCGTCGGCTACCTCGCCGACCGCCTCAACCGCCTCGGCGTCGAGGACAAGCTGGCGAAGCTCGGCGCGCGCCCGGGCAGCCCGGTCACGATCGGCGACGTCCAGTTCGAGTGGCAGCCGTCGACGCCGAGCGTCGCGATGCACCTTTCCGGTCGCGGCACCGACGTCCGGCTCGAGAACCACGACCGGATCGGCGCGTCCGAGCGCAAGGAAGCCCGCCGGATCCGGCGCGACGGCCCGGACGAGCCGGAAGGCGCCGACGGGGACCTGGACGCGTGA
- a CDS encoding translation initiation factor IF-2 N-terminal domain-containing protein, giving the protein MSNAETPAEHTGGNPATPTTGPLADLPARIRVHALAKLLESHSRDVLAKLGELGESVRSAQSSVTREVALKVAEAFSGGDVEVAPASGGDVEAAPASGGDVEVAPTSGGDVEVAPTGRTRRKPEPEPAPAETEKPRPRQKSRAHLPVFAAPSPVFLPPEPAATKPARKPADPFAEPPAPAPVKQKRQQPEPEIVEEEEAEDTTPAIDADDDGDDANSRRRRRRGRRGRGRGKGADGSDENEGDDAQAEEEQPAPARRRSRNGNTDEKPAKDESDVAEEPEGDDSDNDGDSDGEGGSKRRRRRRRRKGSDGDDAGDTGTDDPPNTVTHVRQAKAEQAERAERERPAARDEVRSVRGSTRLEAKRQRRRDGREAGRRRAPILSEAEFLARREAVERTMVVLEKGDSTQIAVLEDGVLVEHFVTQSGSGSIVGNVYLGRVQNVLPSMEAAFIDIGRGRNAVLYAGEVDWDAAGLEGKARKIEQALSTGDSVLVQVTKDPVGHKGARLTTQISLPGRFLVYVPAGGATGISRKLPENERRRLKDILKRIVPEDAGVIIRTASEGIGEEELGRDVDRLKAQWDIIKEKADAGSGRKGGAPTMLYEEPDLLVKVVRDLFTEDFTKLEIQGNRSWDTIDDYVRHVAPELGERLKRYTGTGDAFADHRIDEQITKALDRKVWLPSGGYLVIDRTEAMTVIDVNTGKFTGSGGNLEETVTRNNLESAEEIVRQLRLRDIGGIIVIDFIDMVLESNRELVLRRLTECLGRDRTRHQVAEVTSLGLVQMTRKKIGTGLLEAFSTPCEHCKGRGVVVSTEPQRTAGGTAAHSPSGNGGNGGNGGGGGNGGGGGGEKSSRRSRGRGGKGEEAAKEQAEAAKAEVHAVPPPEKRESIASAVAAMANASKVAKEQPHEHGALNGNGPVPEVTDTAEAGQATETPAEAVVAPEPATEVADVPVTTEADETPAPLEELPAVERSSAPEPAEEPVTETSEAAEPVAEPEVSVPEPAVRSTRRRPRRAASRPAGPPVKASEQSAN; this is encoded by the coding sequence ATGTCGAACGCGGAAACACCCGCCGAGCACACCGGCGGGAATCCCGCCACACCCACGACCGGCCCGCTGGCCGACCTGCCCGCCCGGATCCGGGTGCACGCGCTGGCCAAGCTGCTCGAGTCGCACAGCCGGGACGTCCTCGCGAAGCTGGGCGAACTGGGCGAAAGCGTCCGCAGCGCGCAGTCGAGCGTGACCCGGGAAGTGGCCCTCAAGGTCGCCGAGGCGTTCTCCGGCGGCGACGTCGAGGTCGCGCCGGCTTCCGGTGGTGACGTCGAAGCGGCGCCGGCTTCCGGTGGCGACGTCGAGGTGGCCCCCACCTCGGGCGGTGACGTCGAGGTGGCGCCCACCGGGCGGACCCGGCGCAAGCCGGAACCCGAGCCGGCACCCGCCGAGACCGAGAAGCCGCGCCCGCGGCAGAAGAGCCGCGCGCACCTGCCGGTGTTCGCCGCGCCGTCGCCGGTCTTCCTGCCGCCGGAGCCCGCCGCGACCAAGCCGGCGCGCAAGCCGGCCGACCCGTTCGCGGAGCCGCCGGCCCCCGCCCCGGTGAAGCAGAAGCGCCAGCAGCCCGAGCCCGAGATCGTCGAAGAAGAAGAGGCCGAGGACACCACGCCGGCCATCGACGCCGACGACGACGGTGACGACGCCAACAGCCGCCGTCGCCGCCGCCGTGGCCGCCGCGGCCGCGGCCGGGGCAAGGGCGCCGACGGCAGCGACGAGAACGAGGGCGACGACGCCCAGGCCGAAGAGGAGCAGCCGGCGCCCGCGCGTCGCCGCTCCCGCAACGGCAACACGGACGAAAAGCCCGCGAAGGACGAATCGGACGTCGCGGAGGAGCCCGAAGGCGACGACTCCGACAACGACGGCGACAGTGACGGTGAAGGCGGCAGCAAGCGCCGTCGCCGCCGTCGCCGCCGCAAGGGCTCGGACGGCGACGACGCCGGGGACACCGGCACCGACGACCCGCCCAACACCGTCACCCACGTCCGCCAGGCCAAGGCCGAGCAGGCCGAACGCGCCGAGCGCGAGCGCCCGGCGGCGCGCGACGAGGTGCGCAGCGTCCGCGGCTCGACCCGGCTCGAGGCCAAGCGCCAGCGCCGCCGTGACGGCCGCGAGGCCGGCCGCCGCCGCGCCCCGATCCTGTCCGAGGCCGAGTTCCTCGCCCGCCGCGAGGCGGTCGAGCGCACGATGGTCGTCCTCGAGAAGGGCGACTCCACGCAGATCGCCGTGCTCGAGGACGGCGTGCTGGTCGAGCACTTCGTGACGCAGTCGGGCTCCGGCTCGATCGTCGGCAACGTCTACCTCGGCCGCGTCCAGAACGTGCTGCCGAGCATGGAGGCCGCGTTCATCGACATCGGCCGCGGCCGCAACGCCGTGCTCTACGCCGGTGAGGTCGACTGGGACGCCGCCGGTCTGGAGGGCAAGGCCCGCAAGATCGAGCAGGCGCTGTCCACCGGCGACTCCGTGCTCGTCCAGGTGACCAAGGACCCGGTCGGGCACAAGGGCGCCCGGCTGACCACGCAGATCTCGCTGCCCGGTCGCTTCCTGGTGTACGTCCCCGCGGGCGGCGCCACCGGCATCTCCCGCAAGCTGCCGGAGAACGAGCGCCGCCGGCTCAAGGACATCCTCAAGCGGATCGTCCCGGAGGACGCGGGTGTGATCATCCGCACCGCCTCCGAGGGCATCGGCGAGGAGGAGCTCGGCCGCGACGTCGACCGCCTGAAGGCCCAGTGGGACATCATCAAGGAGAAGGCCGACGCCGGCTCCGGCCGCAAGGGCGGCGCGCCGACCATGCTCTACGAAGAGCCGGACCTGCTGGTCAAGGTCGTGCGTGACCTCTTCACCGAGGACTTCACCAAGCTGGAGATCCAGGGCAACCGGTCCTGGGACACCATCGACGACTACGTCCGGCACGTCGCGCCGGAGCTGGGCGAGCGCCTCAAGCGCTACACCGGCACCGGCGACGCCTTCGCCGACCACCGGATCGACGAGCAGATCACCAAGGCCCTCGACCGCAAGGTCTGGCTGCCCTCGGGCGGGTACCTGGTCATCGACCGCACCGAGGCGATGACGGTCATCGACGTCAACACCGGCAAGTTCACCGGCTCGGGCGGCAACCTCGAGGAGACGGTGACCCGCAACAACCTGGAGTCGGCGGAGGAGATCGTCCGCCAGCTGCGGCTGCGGGACATCGGCGGCATCATCGTGATCGACTTCATCGACATGGTGCTCGAGTCCAACCGCGAGCTGGTGCTGCGCCGCCTCACCGAGTGCCTCGGCCGCGACCGCACCCGCCACCAGGTGGCCGAGGTCACCTCGCTCGGCCTGGTGCAGATGACCCGCAAGAAGATCGGCACCGGGCTGCTCGAGGCGTTCTCGACGCCGTGCGAGCACTGCAAGGGCCGCGGCGTGGTCGTCTCGACCGAGCCGCAGCGCACGGCCGGCGGCACCGCCGCCCACTCTCCCAGCGGCAACGGGGGCAACGGCGGCAACGGTGGCGGTGGCGGCAACGGTGGCGGCGGTGGCGGGGAGAAGAGCTCCCGCCGGTCGCGCGGCCGTGGTGGCAAGGGCGAGGAAGCCGCCAAGGAGCAGGCCGAGGCCGCCAAGGCCGAGGTGCACGCCGTCCCGCCGCCGGAGAAGCGCGAGTCGATCGCGTCCGCGGTGGCGGCGATGGCCAACGCGTCCAAGGTCGCCAAGGAGCAGCCGCACGAGCACGGTGCCCTCAACGGCAACGGGCCCGTCCCGGAGGTGACCGACACGGCGGAGGCCGGTCAGGCCACCGAGACGCCGGCCGAGGCCGTGGTGGCCCCGGAGCCGGCGACCGAGGTCGCGGACGTCCCGGTGACCACCGAGGCGGACGAGACGCCGGCGCCGCTCGAGGAGCTGCCGGCCGTCGAGCGTTCGTCGGCTCCCGAGCCGGCGGAAGAGCCCGTCACAGAGACTTCGGAGGCCGCTGAGCCGGTCGCCGAACCCGAGGTCAGCGTGCCCGAACCGGCCGTGCGCTCCACCCGGCGCCGTCCGCGCCGGGCCGCGTCACGCCCGGCCGGTCCGCCGGTGAAAGCCTCGGAGCAGAGCGCTAACTGA
- the rplU gene encoding 50S ribosomal protein L21 — protein MSAYAIVKTGGKQYKVAVGDVVEVEKLEGEPGTEHILPAVLYVDGGDVTTDVDALAKVSVTGKVVEQTKGPKIRIHKFKNKTGYHKRQGHRQKLTRVEVTAISI, from the coding sequence GTGTCGGCGTACGCGATCGTCAAGACCGGCGGCAAGCAGTACAAGGTTGCCGTCGGCGACGTGGTCGAGGTCGAGAAGCTCGAGGGCGAGCCGGGCACCGAGCACATTCTCCCCGCCGTGTTGTACGTAGACGGTGGCGATGTCACCACGGACGTGGACGCGCTGGCGAAGGTCTCGGTCACCGGCAAGGTCGTCGAGCAGACCAAGGGTCCGAAGATCCGGATCCACAAGTTCAAGAACAAGACGGGCTACCACAAGCGTCAGGGTCACCGGCAGAAGCTGACCCGCGTCGAGGTCACCGCCATCTCCATCTGA